From one Agathobaculum sp. NTUH-O15-33 genomic stretch:
- a CDS encoding carbon-nitrogen hydrolase family protein, whose amino-acid sequence MTRELQVYAAFGMPVREGDTVYNSVVLCGPEGLLGRYDALHLSPVEARWARPGRSLPPCFETPYGRVGLLSGEDCLYYFEGLRYLKARGAQLILSASAVNEPAMCAAYQKILTRRVGLNTIPIAVANLVGAGFVGGSHILSPAEPIEQAQVAAGSPLNGARAGAPGLFSAVLDMTAGRTMPHYPYFEFNQRVGSPDWRPDLYREMYEETLRAPLWRQAAQTGCGKEAQ is encoded by the coding sequence CTGACGCGCGAGCTTCAGGTCTACGCGGCGTTCGGCATGCCGGTGCGCGAGGGGGATACGGTGTACAACAGCGTGGTCCTTTGTGGGCCGGAAGGGCTGCTGGGCCGCTATGATGCGCTGCACCTGTCGCCCGTAGAGGCGCGTTGGGCCAGACCGGGGCGCTCGCTGCCGCCCTGCTTTGAAACGCCGTATGGCCGCGTGGGCCTGCTCAGCGGCGAGGATTGCCTCTATTATTTTGAAGGTCTGCGCTATTTAAAGGCAAGGGGCGCGCAGCTGATTTTGAGCGCGTCGGCAGTCAACGAACCCGCTATGTGCGCGGCGTACCAGAAGATATTGACGCGTCGCGTCGGCCTGAACACCATTCCTATCGCGGTGGCGAACCTTGTGGGCGCGGGCTTTGTGGGCGGCAGCCATATTTTATCGCCCGCCGAGCCCATCGAACAGGCGCAGGTCGCCGCGGGCAGTCCGCTGAACGGCGCGCGCGCCGGTGCGCCCGGCCTGTTTTCCGCTGTGCTGGATATGACCGCGGGGCGCACCATGCCCCATTACCCGTATTTTGAATTTAACCAAAGGGTCGGCTCGCCCGACTGGCGGCCCGACCTGTACCGTGAAATGTATGAAGAAACGCTGCGCGCGCCGCTTTGGCGGCAGGCCGCGCAGACCGGATGTGGAAAGGAAGCGCAATAA
- a CDS encoding phosphogluconate dehydrogenase C-terminal domain-containing protein, with protein MSKIALVGAGGKVGRRLVAKLKDDPAYEMTYVEKNAAVLAPFGVRPQPLEDAVREADYVILAVPDRVLQFVSKDAVANMKPGAVLITLDPAATYSGAIPEVEHLKYLVIHPNHPSVFTSSDDPAVQKDYWGGVAPMDIVCSLVRGDEADKPGLEALARIMFEPVLKVFWITPEQMCMLEPGVVELVTAPLFEAMREAMEVIIDMGVPREVAHSFVTGHLRPQLHTSFGDADPDNMSDGAKAALKRGMELIMKPGWKEEVLNIAFIREFTREIADFHS; from the coding sequence ATGAGCAAAATCGCACTGGTGGGCGCGGGCGGCAAGGTGGGCCGCCGCTTGGTGGCCAAACTGAAGGACGACCCCGCGTATGAGATGACCTATGTGGAAAAAAACGCCGCCGTTCTCGCGCCGTTCGGCGTGCGGCCGCAGCCCTTGGAGGACGCGGTGCGCGAAGCGGACTATGTCATCCTCGCGGTACCCGACCGCGTGCTGCAATTCGTATCAAAGGACGCGGTCGCCAACATGAAGCCGGGCGCGGTCCTGATTACGCTTGATCCGGCGGCCACCTATTCGGGCGCGATCCCCGAGGTGGAGCACCTGAAATACTTAGTCATCCACCCCAACCACCCCTCTGTTTTCACATCGAGCGACGATCCGGCGGTGCAGAAGGACTACTGGGGCGGCGTCGCGCCGATGGATATCGTTTGCTCGCTGGTGCGCGGCGACGAAGCGGACAAGCCCGGACTTGAAGCGCTGGCGCGCATCATGTTCGAGCCGGTTTTAAAGGTGTTTTGGATCACGCCCGAGCAGATGTGCATGCTGGAGCCCGGCGTGGTCGAGCTGGTCACCGCGCCGCTGTTTGAAGCCATGCGCGAGGCCATGGAGGTTATTATCGACATGGGCGTGCCGCGCGAGGTCGCGCATTCCTTTGTCACCGGCCACCTGCGCCCACAGCTGCATACCTCTTTCGGCGACGCCGATCCGGACAATATGTCGGACGGCGCGAAAGCCGCGCTGAAACGCGGCATGGAGCTGATCATGAAGCCGGGTTGGAAGGAAGAAGTGCTGAACATAGCGTTCATCCGCGAATTTACGCGCGAGATCGCGGATTTCCATTCGTAA
- a CDS encoding sugar ABC transporter ATP-binding protein: protein MKEQTNTREPILMLRGIRKSFANVEVLHGVDFDLLPGEVHALMGENGAGKSTLAKIISGVYTKDAGEYTIEGEVVDFKTTREAIDHNISIMHQEFNLIPAFNVADNIFLSNEHMKGPFVDENELMERAKELAEQVKLTVPLTRLVRNLTVAQQQLVEISKCLSVSSKVVIMDEPTAPLSIDETEKLFSLITELKSKGIAIIYISHRMDEIFRISDRVTVMRDGERVGTYLTRELTRDSLIQHMVGRDLSGMYTHTPMTVSDEVMLRVTGLNCKAKRLRDISFELHRGEVLGFSGLVGAGRTELMECVFGLQRFESGEIELKGRQIKRPKISQMMKLGMGYVPEDRKKNGIITKMNVRENLTLACLKKCVRAGLLSKKRELDITQDVVKKLNVRCARYTQKLVNLSGGNQQKISVGKWLSSDMDILILDEPTRGVDVGAKAEIYKIMSDICNSGISIIMISSEMPEIIGMCNRVLVMCEGRITGELQKDELNEFEIMKLAVTRETVSQEPTAQQA from the coding sequence TTGAAAGAACAGACGAATACGAGGGAACCGATCCTGATGCTCCGTGGCATACGGAAATCCTTTGCGAACGTCGAGGTGCTGCACGGCGTCGATTTTGACCTGCTTCCCGGCGAGGTGCACGCGCTGATGGGCGAAAACGGCGCGGGCAAGTCGACGCTGGCAAAGATCATATCCGGCGTATACACCAAGGACGCGGGCGAGTACACGATCGAGGGCGAGGTGGTCGACTTTAAGACCACCAGAGAAGCGATCGATCACAACATTTCCATCATGCATCAGGAGTTCAACCTGATCCCGGCGTTCAATGTAGCGGATAACATTTTTCTAAGCAACGAGCATATGAAAGGCCCGTTCGTCGATGAGAACGAGCTGATGGAGCGCGCGAAGGAGCTGGCCGAACAGGTCAAGCTGACCGTGCCCCTGACCCGGCTGGTGCGCAACCTGACCGTCGCGCAGCAGCAGCTGGTGGAAATATCCAAGTGCCTGTCCGTGAGCAGCAAGGTGGTCATCATGGACGAGCCCACCGCGCCGCTTTCCATAGACGAAACGGAAAAGCTTTTCTCCCTGATCACCGAGCTGAAAAGCAAAGGGATCGCGATCATCTACATCTCCCACCGCATGGATGAAATCTTCCGCATTTCCGACCGCGTCACCGTCATGCGCGACGGCGAGCGGGTCGGCACCTATCTGACGCGCGAATTGACGCGCGACAGCCTGATCCAGCACATGGTGGGCCGCGATCTGTCCGGCATGTACACCCATACCCCGATGACCGTGTCGGACGAGGTCATGCTCCGCGTGACCGGGCTGAACTGCAAGGCCAAGCGGCTGCGCGATATTTCCTTTGAACTGCACCGGGGCGAGGTGCTCGGTTTTTCCGGCCTTGTCGGCGCGGGCCGCACCGAGCTGATGGAATGCGTGTTCGGCCTGCAACGGTTTGAAAGCGGCGAGATCGAGCTCAAGGGCCGGCAGATCAAACGGCCGAAGATCAGCCAGATGATGAAGCTGGGCATGGGCTATGTGCCGGAGGACCGCAAGAAAAACGGCATCATCACCAAAATGAACGTGCGCGAAAACCTGACCCTCGCATGCCTGAAAAAATGCGTGCGCGCGGGGCTTTTGTCGAAAAAACGCGAACTTGACATCACGCAGGACGTGGTGAAAAAGCTGAACGTGCGCTGCGCGCGGTATACGCAAAAGCTGGTCAACCTTTCCGGCGGCAACCAGCAGAAAATCTCGGTGGGCAAGTGGCTGTCCTCCGATATGGATATCCTCATTCTGGACGAGCCGACGCGCGGCGTCGACGTGGGCGCCAAGGCGGAGATCTACAAGATCATGAGCGATATCTGCAACAGCGGTATCTCGATCATCATGATATCGAGCGAAATGCCCGAGATCATCGGCATGTGCAACCGCGTGCTGGTCATGTGCGAGGGCCGCATCACGGGCGAACTGCAAAAGGATGAATTAAACGAATTTGAAATTATGAAGCTGGCCGTCACCCGCGAGACCGTGTCGCAGGAACCGACGGCGCAGCAGGCGTAA
- a CDS encoding sugar phosphate isomerase/epimerase family protein, producing MKAGVLLSGVSRDPAFALRQIRKDGFAYAEIQYAWGAEDGDRTDEQERTLKRLFAENGVTCTAILRNLFSGLRLSQTGPDSPAFLNELSHLRGAIRLARYHGCGLVRINSFDKQNVLFGYGGAENHLADGGAWRSYLRLMEPVCRIAEDEGIDLMVETGTNGVLHTAALARRAADELKSRRFRILWDPANCLYSGEEPLRAYACIRESVAEIHIKDLRCRRALAEVTYCPLGRGLMAPWLDELAAALRQDRFGGAVILENQVTPPGKTELDGYHSSAALFRELFGEPEGGKTI from the coding sequence ATGAAGGCCGGCGTACTGCTTTCCGGCGTTTCGCGCGACCCGGCGTTCGCACTGCGGCAAATCCGGAAGGATGGCTTTGCCTATGCGGAGATCCAATACGCGTGGGGCGCGGAGGACGGCGACCGGACGGACGAGCAGGAGCGAACGCTAAAGCGCTTGTTTGCCGAAAACGGCGTGACCTGCACGGCGATTCTGCGCAATTTGTTCAGCGGCCTGCGCTTGAGCCAGACCGGGCCGGACAGTCCCGCGTTTCTAAACGAGCTTTCGCATCTGCGCGGTGCGATCCGTTTGGCGCGTTATCACGGCTGCGGGCTGGTGCGCATCAATTCGTTTGACAAGCAAAACGTGCTGTTCGGTTATGGCGGCGCGGAAAATCATCTGGCGGACGGGGGCGCGTGGCGCTCGTACCTGCGCCTGATGGAGCCGGTGTGCCGGATCGCCGAGGACGAGGGTATCGACCTGATGGTGGAGACCGGGACAAACGGCGTGCTGCATACGGCGGCGCTGGCGCGGCGCGCGGCGGACGAGCTGAAAAGCCGCCGCTTCCGCATTCTGTGGGACCCGGCCAACTGCCTGTACAGCGGGGAAGAACCGCTTCGCGCCTATGCGTGCATCCGCGAAAGCGTGGCGGAGATTCACATCAAGGATTTGCGCTGCCGCCGCGCGCTGGCCGAAGTGACGTATTGTCCGTTGGGGCGCGGTCTGATGGCGCCGTGGCTGGACGAGCTGGCCGCGGCTTTGCGGCAGGACCGGTTCGGCGGCGCGGTGATTTTGGAAAATCAGGTCACGCCGCCCGGCAAGACCGAGCTGGACGGATACCATAGCAGCGCGGCCCTGTTCCGCGAGCTGTTTGGAGAGCCGGAAGGAGGGAAAACCATATGA
- a CDS encoding ABC transporter permease: MKQKIAKFKVRDIGALLSIGPILSLIVLCLIVGSLSDKFFTVLNLINVVKQISCYAVLGIGMTFVIVGGGIDLSVGSQVGLWAVVSSLIAVNTGSVALAVAVILVLGALVGLTQGWVIATLSLPPFIVTMAAQMVLRGFVTALTNGQPVTGLPDGLRWFGIGHAFGISAPIFICIVLFLIGHIILTKTRTGRYIFALGSNPQATKVTGINTVKYQVITYVVAGVCAAIASLILTGRLGSALSNGGINYEGDAIAATVVGGTSMSGGEGNLLGTFIGAAIMGVIRNGLNLLQVQAAWQDVAVGAVILFSVILDQLRVRRKE, translated from the coding sequence ATGAAACAGAAAATTGCTAAATTTAAAGTGAGGGATATCGGGGCCTTGCTGAGCATCGGACCGATCCTCAGCCTGATCGTGCTCTGCCTCATCGTGGGCTCGCTTTCCGATAAATTCTTCACCGTTTTGAACCTGATCAACGTGGTCAAGCAAATTTCCTGCTATGCCGTGCTCGGCATCGGCATGACGTTTGTCATCGTCGGCGGCGGCATCGACCTGTCGGTCGGCTCGCAGGTCGGCCTGTGGGCGGTCGTTTCCTCGCTGATCGCGGTGAACACCGGTTCGGTGGCGCTGGCGGTCGCGGTCATTCTGGTACTTGGCGCGCTCGTCGGTTTGACGCAGGGCTGGGTCATCGCAACGCTCAGCCTGCCGCCCTTTATCGTCACCATGGCGGCGCAGATGGTGCTGCGCGGCTTTGTCACCGCGCTGACCAACGGCCAGCCGGTCACCGGATTGCCCGATGGGCTGCGTTGGTTCGGCATCGGCCATGCGTTCGGCATTTCCGCGCCGATCTTCATCTGTATCGTCCTGTTTTTGATCGGCCATATCATCCTGACCAAGACCCGTACCGGCCGTTATATCTTTGCCTTGGGCTCCAACCCGCAGGCGACCAAGGTCACGGGCATCAATACCGTCAAGTATCAGGTGATCACCTACGTGGTCGCGGGCGTTTGCGCGGCGATTGCCAGCCTGATCCTGACCGGCCGTCTGGGCTCCGCTTTAAGCAACGGCGGCATCAATTACGAGGGCGACGCGATCGCGGCCACCGTGGTCGGCGGCACCAGCATGTCGGGCGGCGAGGGCAACCTGCTTGGTACCTTTATCGGCGCGGCGATCATGGGCGTGATCCGCAACGGCCTGAACCTGCTTCAGGTGCAGGCGGCGTGGCAGGATGTGGCCGTGGGCGCGGTCATCCTGTTCTCCGTGATACTCGATCAGCTGCGCGTGCGGCGCAAAGAGTGA
- a CDS encoding TIM barrel protein, which translates to MKKSANLEMLFTEKTFLERFQCAKDAGFDAVEFAGWLEKDMDAVINAARQADIPIAAFTGDELYSPIDGARQQEYIELVCRSADMARRAGARMLVTHSNALGAKSEVLCRHDELTATKKLLNMYDTYKKLAPHMERAGIILLVEAISGTEHPGVFMEHVDLAAEIVETVGSPNVRLLCDLYHMQQNGGRLVESLRRYRGITGHIHFADVPGRHEPGTGEINFAAIKQCLTQMDYQGMVGFALQPSEGTERAVRAIMRY; encoded by the coding sequence ATGAAAAAAAGCGCGAATCTGGAAATGCTGTTCACCGAAAAAACCTTTTTAGAGCGCTTTCAGTGCGCGAAGGACGCGGGGTTCGATGCGGTGGAGTTTGCCGGGTGGCTGGAAAAGGATATGGACGCGGTGATCAACGCCGCCCGGCAGGCGGACATCCCGATCGCCGCCTTCACCGGGGACGAGCTCTATTCGCCGATCGACGGCGCGCGGCAGCAGGAATATATCGAGCTGGTTTGCCGTTCGGCCGATATGGCGCGCCGCGCGGGCGCGCGCATGCTGGTCACGCACTCCAACGCACTGGGCGCGAAAAGCGAGGTGCTGTGCCGCCACGACGAATTGACGGCGACCAAAAAGCTGCTGAACATGTACGATACCTATAAAAAGCTTGCGCCGCACATGGAGCGGGCGGGGATCATCCTGTTGGTCGAAGCGATCAGCGGCACCGAGCACCCCGGCGTGTTCATGGAGCATGTCGATCTGGCCGCCGAGATCGTCGAAACGGTGGGCAGCCCGAACGTGCGGCTGCTCTGCGACCTGTATCACATGCAGCAAAACGGCGGCAGATTGGTCGAATCGCTGCGGCGCTACCGGGGTATCACGGGGCATATCCATTTTGCCGATGTGCCCGGCCGGCACGAGCCCGGCACCGGCGAAATTAATTTTGCCGCGATCAAGCAATGTTTGACGCAGATGGACTATCAGGGCATGGTGGGCTTCGCGCTGCAGCCGTCCGAGGGGACGGAACGCGCGGTGCGGGCGATCATGCGGTACTGA
- a CDS encoding class II aldolase/adducin family protein: MGRYESIWSDLTIAAHRAYTRGLQAGSGGNLSARLPDGRGMIVKSSGGSFGDCGTCGEGWTAIGFDGRPLSSGAAKPTREWRLHAALLEALPDVGAVVHCHSPWAVAWSAGHAEIPAATWQSGLKLGGAVPVLDCKAAVVPPEELGRVRGLFMDIPGLSAFILRGHGLVAVGKTAVKAEHTAELVEETAKVCVLQALLRAAEQKKEEDYAL; the protein is encoded by the coding sequence ATGGGGCGGTATGAATCAATTTGGAGCGACCTGACGATCGCGGCGCACCGCGCCTACACGCGCGGGTTACAGGCGGGCAGCGGCGGCAACCTGAGCGCGCGCCTGCCGGATGGGCGGGGGATGATCGTAAAATCCTCCGGCGGTTCGTTTGGCGATTGCGGCACGTGCGGCGAGGGGTGGACGGCAATCGGCTTTGACGGCCGGCCGCTGTCCAGCGGCGCGGCGAAGCCGACGCGCGAATGGCGGCTGCACGCCGCCCTGCTGGAAGCGCTGCCGGACGTGGGCGCGGTCGTGCATTGCCACAGCCCGTGGGCGGTCGCGTGGAGCGCGGGACATGCCGAAATACCGGCCGCGACTTGGCAGAGCGGCTTAAAGCTGGGCGGCGCGGTGCCGGTGCTCGATTGCAAGGCGGCCGTGGTGCCGCCCGAAGAGCTGGGCCGGGTGCGCGGATTGTTTATGGATATCCCCGGTCTGTCCGCGTTTATTCTGCGCGGGCACGGACTGGTCGCGGTGGGCAAGACCGCAGTGAAAGCCGAGCACACGGCCGAGCTGGTCGAGGAGACCGCCAAGGTCTGTGTGCTGCAAGCGCTGCTGCGGGCCGCGGAACAGAAAAAGGAGGAGGACTATGCGCTTTGA
- a CDS encoding sugar ABC transporter substrate-binding protein: MKRNRILAILMAMSMLLLAACGGGKTGDAPDAADPQSEAGASAEGSGDYTIAYITQTVTNQYWDTVVKGFEAQCKELGVKYITYDSNADAGTQLTQIEDCISMGVDAILLSPIDDESASAMIDMVKEAGIPIFIVDIGAKDEVDCVIISDNYGAGKMLGEYAYEKRGDDLKTVVISTPPGVLLTEQRRTGYTDFFDEKKLPYDMLTLKLNYDRADVLKMAEDSITTFKDMNTVFAPNDDAAMGVIEALKAAGLTDVDVYGFDATDEGLAAIEAGTLTATIAQQPYLFGVEAVNEALKCIKGEDFKKNVDMPCLVINKDNLEEYRASLK; this comes from the coding sequence ATGAAACGCAATAGGATTCTGGCGATACTGATGGCGATGAGCATGCTGCTTTTGGCTGCGTGCGGAGGTGGCAAAACGGGCGACGCGCCCGACGCCGCGGACCCGCAGAGCGAGGCCGGCGCGTCCGCCGAGGGAAGCGGCGATTACACAATCGCTTACATCACCCAGACGGTGACCAACCAGTATTGGGATACCGTGGTAAAGGGCTTTGAAGCGCAGTGCAAGGAACTGGGCGTCAAGTATATCACCTACGACTCCAACGCGGACGCGGGCACCCAGCTGACGCAGATCGAGGACTGCATCAGCATGGGCGTGGACGCGATCCTTCTTTCGCCGATCGACGACGAATCCGCCTCCGCCATGATCGATATGGTCAAGGAAGCCGGTATTCCGATCTTTATCGTCGATATCGGCGCCAAGGACGAGGTCGACTGCGTGATCATTTCGGATAACTACGGCGCAGGCAAAATGCTGGGCGAGTACGCCTATGAAAAACGCGGCGACGATCTGAAGACCGTGGTCATCTCCACCCCGCCCGGCGTGCTGCTGACCGAGCAGCGCAGAACCGGCTATACGGATTTCTTCGACGAGAAAAAGCTGCCTTACGACATGCTGACGCTCAAGCTCAACTATGACCGCGCGGACGTGCTCAAGATGGCGGAGGACTCCATCACCACGTTCAAGGACATGAACACCGTGTTCGCGCCGAACGACGACGCGGCGATGGGCGTGATCGAGGCGCTCAAGGCGGCGGGCCTGACCGATGTGGACGTGTACGGCTTCGACGCGACCGACGAAGGCCTTGCGGCGATCGAGGCGGGCACGCTGACCGCGACGATCGCGCAGCAGCCCTATTTGTTCGGCGTGGAAGCGGTCAACGAGGCCCTCAAATGCATCAAGGGCGAGGACTTTAAAAAGAACGTCGACATGCCCTGTCTGGTGATCAATAAGGATAATTTGGAAGAGTACAGAGCCTCGCTCAAGTAA
- a CDS encoding GntR family transcriptional regulator yields MRKETLAEKAYRSIKDWILSGEVAFGASIDQQGLAERFGFSSITPIREALILLQKDNLVDIIPRKGVFVSRMSLEAVLENFQLREILEPTVLSATAASVPAEVREKYRALYLDWTQNPAGFSMHEYLKADCAFHLALLEPLRNKSLNKILETIYEENTRYRLLSLKERNFGGSMQEHLQILDALDAGDTAGAVACLRVHLQNSKTALFHANMAMPYENPFA; encoded by the coding sequence ATGCGAAAAGAAACTTTAGCCGAAAAGGCTTATCGAAGCATTAAGGATTGGATTTTATCGGGAGAAGTCGCGTTCGGCGCGTCGATCGATCAGCAGGGGCTGGCCGAGCGGTTTGGGTTTTCCAGCATCACGCCCATCCGTGAAGCGCTCATTTTGCTGCAAAAGGACAATTTGGTCGATATCATCCCGCGGAAAGGCGTGTTTGTATCGCGCATGTCGCTCGAAGCGGTGCTCGAAAACTTTCAGCTGCGCGAGATCTTGGAACCGACCGTTTTGTCAGCGACGGCCGCCAGCGTTCCTGCCGAGGTGCGGGAAAAGTATCGCGCGCTCTATCTGGATTGGACGCAAAACCCAGCCGGCTTTTCCATGCACGAATACCTAAAGGCGGACTGTGCGTTCCATCTGGCGCTTTTGGAGCCGCTGCGCAACAAGAGCCTAAACAAAATTCTGGAAACCATTTACGAGGAAAACACCAGATACCGCCTGCTCAGCCTGAAAGAGCGCAACTTTGGCGGCTCGATGCAGGAGCACCTGCAAATTTTGGATGCGCTGGACGCGGGCGACACGGCGGGCGCGGTGGCGTGCCTGCGGGTGCACCTGCAAAACTCGAAAACCGCCCTGTTCCACGCGAACATGGCGATGCCCTATGAAAATCCGTTTGCTTAA
- a CDS encoding RuBisCO large subunit C-terminal-like domain-containing protein, which produces MRFDHLPFGRSESLGELSVIATYAADQLGWASALERAGRFAVGQTVGTWISVPGVSDDMVTHYQGRVLGVYDAGPAEAPSFLLRIAFPAANFGGSLTMLLTALLGNDVSTALRARLIDLELACGADKLFEGPRQGMDELRHLTGVTGRPLVLNMIKPCAGFSPKEGAGLFYQAAMGGIDLIKDDELLASPDYNDVRARFAAYRGAARAAYEKTGRETLYLPNISGAPTQMLDNAAALVEAGAKACLVNFVFGGLDALGELARRFGDKLFIMAHYAGVGAFCSRACGVSNAVFLGLLPRLAGAHAVMTMTPPPGDAYACYDFRKTVQAQRLPLGGLRPVVTAVGGGVTPCSQAAYQRELGPDCIIGIGGAVQGHPMGTTEGARAAMAAVQATADGVPLAEAAQRCEALGRAIDLWGAPEGRA; this is translated from the coding sequence ATGCGCTTTGATCATTTGCCCTTTGGACGGAGCGAGTCGCTTGGCGAGCTTTCGGTGATCGCCACCTATGCGGCCGATCAGCTCGGCTGGGCTTCGGCGCTCGAGCGGGCGGGGCGGTTCGCGGTCGGGCAGACCGTGGGTACATGGATCAGCGTGCCCGGCGTTTCGGACGATATGGTGACGCATTATCAAGGCCGCGTGCTCGGCGTGTACGATGCCGGCCCGGCTGAGGCGCCGTCGTTCTTGCTGCGTATCGCGTTCCCGGCGGCCAATTTCGGCGGCAGCCTGACCATGCTGCTCACCGCGCTGCTGGGCAACGATGTATCAACGGCGCTGCGCGCCAGACTGATCGATCTTGAACTCGCCTGCGGCGCGGACAAGCTGTTTGAAGGCCCCCGGCAGGGGATGGACGAGCTGCGCCATCTTACCGGCGTGACGGGCCGGCCGCTGGTGCTCAACATGATCAAGCCGTGCGCGGGCTTTTCCCCAAAAGAGGGCGCGGGGCTGTTCTATCAGGCGGCCATGGGCGGCATCGATCTGATCAAGGACGACGAACTGCTGGCTTCGCCGGATTACAACGATGTGCGGGCGCGGTTCGCCGCCTACCGCGGGGCGGCGCGGGCGGCGTACGAAAAAACCGGCCGCGAGACGCTGTACTTACCCAATATTTCGGGCGCGCCCACACAGATGCTGGACAACGCCGCGGCGCTTGTCGAAGCGGGGGCGAAGGCATGCCTTGTCAATTTCGTATTCGGCGGGCTGGACGCGCTGGGCGAGCTGGCGCGGCGCTTTGGGGATAAGCTGTTCATCATGGCGCACTACGCGGGCGTGGGCGCGTTTTGTTCGCGCGCCTGCGGCGTGTCGAACGCGGTATTTCTGGGGCTGCTGCCCCGGCTGGCCGGGGCGCACGCGGTCATGACCATGACCCCGCCGCCGGGCGACGCTTACGCCTGCTATGATTTTCGCAAGACCGTGCAGGCGCAGCGTCTGCCGCTGGGCGGCCTGCGCCCGGTGGTGACGGCGGTGGGCGGCGGCGTGACGCCGTGCAGTCAGGCCGCCTACCAGCGCGAGCTGGGGCCGGACTGCATCATCGGCATCGGCGGCGCGGTGCAGGGGCATCCCATGGGCACTACCGAGGGGGCGCGCGCCGCGATGGCCGCCGTACAGGCGACGGCGGACGGCGTGCCACTCGCCGAGGCGGCCCAACGCTGCGAAGCCCTTGGCCGCGCGATAGACCTATGGGGCGCGCCAGAGGGGCGGGCATGA
- a CDS encoding carbon-nitrogen hydrolase family protein — translation MTNPVVNIAVVNFKTVWGDKNANLERICAYAEQAALCGADIIVLPELALTGYDDEADKPLHQKMQTLLAETIPGPATDRVSEIAKRTGAYILFGMPEVDGDDPSVTRNSAAICLPDGSVRSFRKVHMPAGEASWARRGDEPLFLDTPFGVIGVGICYDSYKFPELVRMTKARGGQLFINVTALPFEDILPNVNREDLESMALADSIYLASANLVGLDLYKHFMGGSSVLGPGETVGETAYYAGYPFGDPAGQQPGVFLAAIDLSLAESECCHTRRLFTAGPEGQAPGWRPAIYQEMCDTVLNDPDWQRRVRAH, via the coding sequence ATGACGAATCCGGTCGTAAATATAGCGGTTGTCAATTTTAAAACAGTCTGGGGCGATAAAAACGCGAATTTGGAGCGAATCTGCGCCTATGCCGAGCAAGCGGCTTTGTGCGGGGCCGACATCATCGTGCTGCCCGAATTGGCCCTGACCGGCTACGATGACGAAGCGGACAAGCCGCTGCATCAAAAAATGCAGACCCTGCTCGCCGAGACGATTCCGGGCCCGGCGACCGATCGGGTAAGCGAGATCGCAAAGCGTACGGGCGCCTACATCCTGTTCGGCATGCCCGAGGTGGATGGGGACGATCCGTCCGTCACGCGCAATTCCGCCGCGATCTGCCTGCCGGACGGCAGCGTGCGCTCCTTCCGCAAGGTCCATATGCCGGCGGGCGAGGCGAGCTGGGCGCGACGGGGGGACGAACCGCTGTTCCTCGACACGCCGTTCGGCGTGATCGGCGTCGGCATTTGCTACGACAGCTACAAATTCCCCGAGCTGGTGCGCATGACCAAGGCGCGCGGCGGCCAGCTTTTCATCAACGTCACCGCGCTGCCCTTTGAGGATATCCTGCCGAATGTGAACCGGGAGGATCTGGAGAGCATGGCGCTGGCGGACAGCATTTATCTGGCGAGCGCCAATCTGGTCGGCCTAGACCTTTACAAGCACTTTATGGGCGGCAGCAGCGTGCTGGGGCCGGGCGAAACGGTGGGTGAAACAGCGTATTACGCGGGCTATCCCTTTGGTGATCCCGCGGGCCAGCAGCCCGGCGTGTTCCTCGCGGCGATCGACCTTTCGCTGGCGGAAAGCGAATGCTGCCATACGCGCCGCCTATTCACGGCGGGACCGGAAGGACAAGCGCCGGGCTGGCGGCCCGCGATCTATCAGGAAATGTGCGACACGGTGCTCAACGATCCGGATTGGCAAAGGAGGGTGCGAGCGCATTGA